The Hippoglossus hippoglossus isolate fHipHip1 chromosome 16, fHipHip1.pri, whole genome shotgun sequence genomic sequence GTGCCCAGCAAAGACTGTGGTGTTTGCACCATCACATTTCCCATGGACAGTCCCATATTGTTCCTTCAACCAACAAAAGTAAGGAGACAGCCAAAGAGACCTCGACTCCTCCTTAATGACGAAGATGAAGGCCCCTCTGCATGCAGCTAATCCATGGTGGTTCATGAACCAAAGGATTCAACATGACTCTGTGGACTCTGTCAGTGTCATGGACtagcagttgtgtgttttttcatcctTTCAAAAATCTCTCCATGGAGGAGAGTTGGTGAATGGAACAATAAagaagacacaaaaatgaattaTGGTGTAAAACACTATTCTACAGACATCCCACCCTATAGTAAAGGTGCAACACTCCCACTTTGAACAAGTTGTATAAAAAGTGACTGGTGCACTTACAAGGTGCCTGcacaccaaaatgttttttgttgtaatgTTGTGATTTGGATGTAACAGGAACTGTCTTAATATTCCTGTATTCctgaaaatatgcaaaaaaaaactgttggcCATTAAAACTGTTTAATAATAGAAgtctgtaaagctgctttcagggATGCACAGAACTCCTGAGGATGTATGCAAATGCCTGAGGGACAGcctgcagactttctgctgacttttttTACACCTGGCCTATAGTgtaaagtccgcagaaactctggaggagccaatgtgagaacacaggagGAGAACCTCTGCAGGATTTTCCGCCAGCGATTGAGGGTGTTGATGGTGCTTCTAAAATCTATAGATGAAAAAGCCGTGACACACATTGAAGATATCGAGGAAGACGAGTTTGTGGTAATAAGAGCCATGGCCAGTGTCgaggtgctgtaaacaaaaacccGGAGGACTACAGAGGAAGAGTAATTGCCAGTTTGAGACAAGAACATATCGAGTTCAATAAATCAGGTAAATGCATAGTATGCAGGGCAGAGGTacacaatataatttttttaaattcatatatATCTTATCTGGATCTTAAAAAGTGATGTTATTCAATCTTTGTTGAAACACAGTGTAGTACTAGAATATAGAAAATATGtataaacatacatacacacacactataaaaaATTCTAAACTCATTTTaattatgtatatttaaaaaataatcatttgagCCACATTCACCTGATTCAACAACCAACACTAGTAAAGAGGCCTGGGCTCAGCTGTGCAGACCGAGAGGAAGACACTTAACAACACAGTTTCTCTGTGGTGGTTCATGAACCAGAGGATTCAACGTGACCTGTCACCATTTTGAGGGTTAAAGGGTATTTTCTTTGGAAATCTCATCGTGTAGATGACTTAGTGACTGATAAGATTAGATAGAGATTACTGAATGGATGGATTAATAATGCTGAAAACGATATTATGCTATAAACAGTGCCATGGAAGAAGGGAGCTGTGAGTAATGGGAACAGACAATCTGCTCCAGAATGTACTACTTATTAAATGCTTTTGATCAAGGCACCAAACTCGCAGCAGCTCCACTAGAATTCTCAAACATTAGATAGTGGAAGACCACCTCAGTCTCCACACAGCACCACATATTTCTCTTTGTCAAAGGTTTATAggaacatttttgtttgtcctGAAGTgtttcaaaaatgtgtttttgtcttgcTTTCAGTTCCCCTTTTAAATGTTGATCAGCACTGTATATCTGCgttaaatgtaatttcactTCTACAGAAActagacagaggcagagaggacgTCTGAACCACTAAGATTCTACCAAAGCCACAAAGACACTAACACTCAGATATTAAGTGTATTTATAACACTGTTGAGGGTTCAATCTCTTTCCACTATCTGCATTTCATGACTGCAAAACAATATCAACATGTAACCATATTACTATAGCTCAATGCAGTATCTTGCCCTTTGTGCTAATCTAAGATTCTAAACAAGATGCAGGGgaatctgtgtttaaaaaaggtGTTGGAGATGGTTTGGCTCTGTATGAAAGCTGGAGGAGTAAAGTGTCAGCAGCCTGTATAAAGCCTGATCTGTTACATCTCCGTTACATCTGTGTTTTACAGGTTGAAGCATCCAACCAGCAATATACAGAAAGActttctttgcatttttaaagtAACAAATGCAAAGCCATTTCAAATACTCTGGTTTAGATATGTGTGAAGTGATACTATGAAATTGGGTGTTTATATGCCCCCAGTACATCGTGTCtccattattaaaaaaaatctctgtaCACGTTTGACTTTACTTCCAATCCTATTTGTAACTTGAATTCAGGTAAAGAAATGTCACTTTAAGAGAAAATCTGCCACAACTTCCCTTTACTGTATTACAATTACAATAAAGTGAGTTTATGGTTCACCAATGAGGATGTGAATCTGTTCATGCAGCACTTTCCAAAGAAAAGAGATCTGATAAATGCCATCTATTTCCTATTTTTCCTGGTATGTGCTGCTAGTGTCAGACAGACCGAATGAACTGACCTGGTACTCCAGCCTGTATCCATTGTGAAATGTCTGTCCCTTCTCCGTTTGCCTCCAGTTTGGTCGTATTAATGGGAGCCAACAGTTTGACCACTTCTTCCATCACCTGTTGATGAAGATGCAGCAAAAACGTTTCTTAGCTTTTCAAACATACTTCAAGATGATTACCCTGAACACCAGcatagtcagtgtgtgttttatgtctgtCAGCTGATCGGTCAAGGTCAACAACAATATGGTCCAAAATACACATAATGATCAGAAAATGTTTCCCCATCATGTATCATATGATAAGTGACATTATAAAGAAGTCAGAAAAGGATGTTGTACatagttaaaaaaatatttttgaatttcTCAGGGTATTTCTGCATCCTATATGATTAAATACATGACCTATAAGGCTTAAATAGATCAATAAACAATTCCTGATCAGATGGTGGGAATGGTGTCATGATGTCATGTCGTGTACTAATGGAACCAATATGATTAGAGATACGATTTACAACTATCTGCATGAAGACTAATAATTGTGCGACAGTGTTCTTGTTTTCACCGCTCGTGCTGCATCACTGCCAGTAAACTGCAGAGCCAGCGGTGTGAATGTCCCCAAGTCGGACTCCATGACGAGGTCAAAGTTGGACAGGTTGACCTGGAcggggagaggaagtgagaaagGTTCAtagacacacaaaaaacatcagCCTCAGttgtgtttgaataaatgaaagcaATACAGACGTCAGACAATCAAAATAGAGAACCACtggattgtgtttttatgaggcCTTGTGATGTAAAGTTGAATATTATGAGCACTACTACTTTCAAACAAAGACACTCAACCAACCACCAGGCGTTGCTCATACAGCTGCATTACCTGAATGAGGTCATTCAAATTCTAAtcatacataaaaaaattaaaataacaggCCACTGGGGAATTACGGTACATTAGTGAAAATGGTCGAAAAAAATGCAGTAAAGCTCTATCTCTGTTGTGCAGAGTGCAAAGGCCTGTTAGGAAGCCAACTCTCAGAAGAAGGAAACTGTTAGATTGTAGATTGTTATTTAGATCATTTGCACATGGAAAAACCTTGTAGCTAGCCAAGACCTCTGCAGTTCACTGGAAGTAGCTTACTCCTACACGGCTGCAGTCTTGACTTTCACAATATTATTTCTTCCAAGCAAGAACCATAATTGTTTTAATACAACAGTAAAAAGGTAGACAGAACCTTGTGTAGATTAAAGTACTGCAGAGATCCAACTCCACCCTGCTCTTCACCCGTCCACAGCACCGTTCGCAGAGTTCTCCTCGGACGCAGACCtagacacagatgaagagacaaatgaacacacagcgatgtacataaaatatattcagaCAAGGGGATATAACTGTATTCCTCTATATGAAACTTTTCCTCAATGGACTTCATGTTCTTGTCCCATTCAGAATACTGCAACCGTATATCAGAGTCTGTTTCCTAAGTctctgtgttgttattgttcCTCTACAGTTGGGCGGAAATCCACCAGTTGGAGGAAATCACAGTTCACAgtcagttttttgttgttttgttcctaAGTTTAGAACTGAACACTCTGCACCTCATGGTTTTCACAAGTCTTTGTCCCctgttcatgtattttttactgtattttattctgtttcgcttatatatatataatgttctACTATCTGAGGGGGTTGTAATTTGTTGGCCAAGTCATTCGTTTATAAAGAATACCATTGATCTTAGTGGGACATAAAAGGTTACACAATAACTAATATCACTTccctgcggttgtatgcctctgctAATTAGTGCAGTTTCAAtctacatatatttttttccagacacacatgaggtcaccctgacctttgacccctaaAATCTAATCTGTTGAgctttgagtcaaagtgacaactggtctagtctgaagaaattccctaaagacagacttgacTTTCATGTTCAAGAGACTAAAACCccgttttgtgaggccactgtgactttgacctttgaccgtcaaccacccaaatctaatcagttaatccatgAATccaattaaacatttgtgtggaatttgaaaggattctctcaagaccttcctgagatattgtgtttacaagaccaataatgtgttttgtaaggtcacGGTGAGCTTAACCTTTGACAACAAAATACTAATCAGTTCATATGTCAGTCAACATGAGCATTTTTAgcaatttgaagaaattccctcaaggcgttcttgagatatcatgttcacaagaatgggacagtCTGGCCTTCGCTGGCGTGGAGGCATAATAAAGTCAAATCATTTATGTgactgtgtttatttgaaagCTGGTGAACGTTTGTTGCTGTcgatatactgtatgtgctttGACTCTACAGTGTCTGTTTCTAATGTACATCACCTAAGTCCTTGATGAGTGACAAGGCCTCCCAGGAAATCATGACTCCACCTCCGTCATCCATAGCACCCTGGCCCACGTCCCAACTGTCCAAGTGACCGCTCAGTAGAACAACCTGGCAGATTGAACAAATACAAGACATGTAAACATAGAGGTGATCCTTTGCGAGAGAGCAGTGGGACACTTCTTACAGGTGTGAACCCTGGCAATTTGTCCATTTGTCTGGTCTAACTCAGACAAATCGGAGAGAACTGGAAGAGATAACGCTGTGTAACCCATATCCTGTCTGCATTTTAttctaacaaacacacacacacacacacacacacacacacacacacacacacacacacacacacacacacacacacacacacacacacacacacactttaaatataattcagttttgatgataaaaatatatattttttggttTCAGCAAGAACAGACAGACTCTCCAATTCCAGGAAGTTTAAGGATGAGAATCAAAACTAGTCAGTGGGCGGATCCTGACCTGAGGTTTCAGGTTACAGAGCAttttctgacctctgacctctgtctggACAATGACCCTTTCCATTAAAAAGTTCTTAAGCATTTAAGACTGACACACACGCTTCTGTTTCCATAAATcaacagatttgttttgcaATACCAGACCTTCCTCTAAATCCAACTTGTGCGTTTTCCATCTAAGGGTTGGTCCCGGGTTACGGCATGCAtcattgttttttacagtgtagtcATTGAGTTTGGAATTTGCTCGTAAACATACTAATCTTGCAATAAATTACGCAACCGGCAGAAacagtttccttttttaaaaaatagtaTTTTTACAATAGAAAGATCCTTCTGCCCATGTTGAGtttatattaataaacattGCCTCTCTTAaccaatcattcatcatcatataGTACAAATGATGTCATGGTGACGTTATTATGAAAAGGCATGATTACAATATAATTCAGTAAAATCCTAACAAAGTACTACTATTAACAAAGTacccaaaacatgttttagttgTGGTTCAGTGCAGTTTAGATGGGCTAATAAAATCACTCTTTCcaacaaatacagatttttttacatttatagtCAGTGTTCATCACAATCAGGAACAAAATGATTTGTGGTTCTCGAATGGACCCATCTCCACAGAGAATGTTGCAGCATTTATCTTTCCACTATAGGGGGGAGTAGAAAGTATATCTGTTTTTCATGGATTTCTTTAAACCAATTACAATCGTGTTGAAATGTCTATTTCCTCGTAAAGAAAATGCCACGAGTAAAAGACGTACGTAAATCTAAATATTagatgtattattatatttatttttatttctgatatTAAATATCAGAACTCGCCATTTTCAGTGTGTTGGTTGATCTTGTTGCCTCCCATGGTGAAGGGGATTTACACTAACAGACAGATCGCAGATGAGGAGGGCACGGCCATACAGGCTTATAGCCACAGTTTACATCCGGTGAGTCAGACTTGACATGATCATAAACAGACAGCCCACACATCAGAACATTTTAGATCTGAAGAGTAAGATAGGAAACGTAGAAGCTGAGTGAGCGGAAAAAATCCCAGCAACTCATCATTCTCAGACGACTCTGACAAGTCCGGAGAAGCCAAACTGTGGAAATGACTCACCATACCTCAAGtgaacatgtacacacacacacacacacatgcatacacacacagcgACCACATTTACAGCTACTGCCAGCTGGAGAAGAAGTAGCTGAGCCAGAAATGATGTCAACCACACCATGTGTTTCATTTCCCATTTCTATAATGAGGGACCAAGCTTTGGTTCCCAGATGAAAATAGTAACAACTGACATCAGTGATGCTCCTCTAATCCAAGTCTGGTTTTTCAGTTATCTCTTCTTCCACAGATGGAGGCAGCACATTGTAAAGACGTTCACATAGATTACACAAACTGAACTGCTGAAATAAATCGGACATACTGTTATTACTGTAACACCAAACAGACCCAGTCTGTGCTCTCTGTTCAAAGTGAGAAATCTTGTGTTTGGACAACTTGGACTTTTGAAGTTTTGCAATTGTTGGATCAGCAGGCCTAATATTTACAGGctggattacacacaaacagttcaTGCAGTCCCATTCCTGGAAAAAGTCCCAGAGCAAATACCATCTACCTTCATCTGCCAACACAACCTATCCTGTCAGGTATTACATGGCGTCCAGTCTCTGTCCCAGTATTAGGGTcacttaaaggaaaaaaattaaaatccagaataaagttgtaatattacgagaattAAGTTGAAGTATTACGagaaaaaaagtctaaaatcttcaagaataaagtcgtagtTTTAGGCTGCCATGGAGAATCAGTATTAGTATGGTGTTCCTAATCAAGTGCTCGTGTACAGTATACAACAGAATTCGCACATTGGACATTTGAAAGTGATGCATAGaaattgaaaatgttctttCGGTTTGTTTAACCAGTCAAACCAGAAGCGTCTCCTCCATTGTGCTGCAGTTCTGTTCACCACAAACTAATGGGGCCATCCCTGACAATGGTTGAATGCAAATCCTGCTTCTCTTCCACTTTAATTCAGACAGACATGACAACTTTGAGGCGACAACACGGAAGCTCTGGACAGTTTCTTCTCAGGATGCCAAATTGAATCTCCTCCTCTAGTCCCTCTGGCGTAACCACATCTTTAACAAGCTCTTTAACTGGCAAGAGAGCTGCACCCGCCTCACACCCCGGCTATCAGAGCGCTCGATACATCCCTGAACTAATTTGCATTGTTATAACTTGTTTTCAGCTTCCACTGTGTCATGGAAcaggaagagcagcagggaaATTTTAAAAGCCTGATTAAAATCTGTATTCTTAATTTCGTGTGTGAACGTGATTATTCAGTTCTCTGTATAACCTGCCTCTTCActtattttcaaatttaattatttatttatgaatacaTTGATGTATTTCTAAATTATGcatgtattcagtgttttatgtTAAATTTGTAAATCTGTATGGTTTGATGGATTCATGTTATATTGgtaaattatttttgtaattcCCCTTTTTTGTTGACcattaaaatatgtaatatttattaCTGTGCAATTATGGTCTATGCAggtgtctgaaatcactcattcattcactccTCCCTAATCACTGTATAGACAATTCTGACTAGAGGAATATATAATAAACTTATCTGCAAAATGTAAAGAAGAAACCCTAGGGTCATTTTCGGTGCACAGGTAAATACTTCATTACTGTTGCACGATTAAAATGTCCTATATAACAATGTCAGTCAGTTTATGTTATACAGAGCAAATTTCAccacattaatacatttaaaatatttactgctacaaatggagcgacgccggcgagctagttcaagcagccaactcgagctgcgctgcgccaatcatgtgacatacatcctgtgacatacctcactctccacaaccatctataatacacacccaccttatcaggtggtctatttaagcagagagaaatttcccatcatcccctttgctcgcactgctgctgcagtattgctaccagttgccTCAGCCCCTacaccaccccagcatccacctgtaggctccgacggggggttaaaagtatttgctcatcactcccatcattcctgtgtaatcatattggggagtgattaagttggagcctagacgccaaacactaaacctgttctactgctgcaataaatgtttgaatgcgagttgtctgactgaacttcCAGTTCTTTTCAAACAAGGCTTTCCTGTTTGTCGCCTTCTACTGAGTCACATCGGCTGCTTTTTAATTCATTCCTTTAATTCAGacaattatgttttcacataaTACAGCACTCTTCTCTCATCCTTTTCCCATTTTTCACTCATtctttgcatatatatatatatataatatttctaacTAAACATTTAGACTATAAAGTGGCAAACTCACTATATGGCGGACAATAGTGAGTAGTgagtgattttggacacagcctACGTATTTATAGATCAATAAATTTAATTgtatacacacatttatcaatacATATTTCTGGCCATGGTGACTACTCCACAACTATAACCAGTAGTGTGATATCAAAGGGCTTCACAGGGTCACTCTCACAAACGCTGCGTACCATTGTGCAGCAGGGCCATATCTGTTGATCAGGTTGTACCTGCTAGATGAGTCAGGATTCAGATATGggcagaggagctgtgtgtgacaCTTCACTGCAGAGCTGCGAGCTGGGTCACACGTATTGAGCAGCGATGCAGTGGTGAGCTTTTGATTTAGAGCATAAGGAGTCTGCCAGTGAAAAAAGTGCTATGGCTATAATTTGCACGTAGTCAGTCTGTCTAACTAACAACCTGCCTGGGGTGCACCACACATTCTGCACAGTGCATGTTAGAATCAGATTAACTTTGTCCTGGTTGCAGGGCATTGCTCCTGCATGAGTTTACATCCGTTCACACCAATTCATGAGTTTACACAGCTGATTAGTCCCATTTTACAAAGCCTGACGATGAAagttaaacacagagagaaggaatATAGTTTacacaagaaaaaataaataaattgaagcATCACATCTTCACTCAATTTGCTCACATTACCATGTGTTCACAACTGACACTGCTCATACCATAAAAGGATGGGTTAATTTCAGCAGGCCTATAATTTTCATTGAGTTGTTTAGACTGGCcagaacaggaaaaaaatacagtgatgATGTAGGAAAAATACGGTAATGTCGggtttataatataaataatttaatacaGTCAGAGTTTAGGGATTCATTAATGCAGTAATACTTTATGGGAATTTTAAAACCTTCTTATTCTtggattattttaaaaacatcaaatacataaaaaaagttgtatttgtttataCACCGTTGTTTCCAtagaaacacactgactgaatgaaAGTGacatttcttcctttttccaGCTGAGCCAAGCTTtagagcacatacacacacacactggcaaaATAAAGGCAGACTATATATCTGTGGGAAGATCAGGACTCAGCAAAAATAAGTTTTAACCCGAActaaggaaaagaggaagaggaaactcAGAGAAACAAGAACCATCAGAGTCTTTCTTCCAAGAGTGTAGTTATTTACTTAGAAGACCCACCCACCAGATTGACCTCAAAACTAAAACattgtgagagtgtgagtgggTGCTACCTGCTCGGGGTGCTGCCAGCCTTTTATTTCAGCCACTGTGTTGAAGGAGTCGGCATCCGGCAGAGTCTTGGCTCCCATCTTGAGTCTAACCACGATCTTCTGCCCCCTCTGCGCGAAACGCCACATGAGCTCAGCATCTTCCAGAGTGATACAGGCTGCAGGGATGTGCTTCACTCCATCCTGGTAGTCCTGCCAGCCTGTGTGAGGACtagagaggagaaagacaaagagtgAAATGTTACAGTTGACTAAACACTCagtatttgataaaaaaaaaaaaaaactggggtTAAACAACCAGAATTTTGGCTATTTTTATATTATAGACAGATGGACGGCCCTGTCATTGGTGGGCCAATTTCATTGGTGAAGATATTcagatatttttattgtttggacAGAAAGCATGAAATGggaagagagagcaggggaagacatgcagcaaagggccggttcagaacaaacccagagccGCTGCAGGAGGGCTCAAGCCTCCAAATGCGGTGAGCTAGCAGCTGCCGATTAATATACCAAATATCTATACACCATATTACTATGAGTTAAATATGCTGCGCTGTGGTATAACCAATAAGTCTATTAATTAAAAGATCACAATTAGAATCAAATGCTATAATTACATAATTTCTGAAATAATGGAAATGAATTAAGTAAgcagtgatggatggatggatggtaagcacacattttacttaagtacaaataaatagacaaacatGTACTAAAGCAAAAGCAAAGTACTACATTAACCAATGAATTAAAGTACTAAAGTTCCATTAAAGTGCCAAGTGTATCATTTCCTAATGCcttgattggatcagtggatcaaTTCCCCTCtcataattgttttcttttaaaaatataaaaactaagtgaacatgtaacacaatggTTTGTGAAAATGTAGTGGTACTAAAGTAAggtacagatacatgaaaaatgaacTCAAGTACAGTAACTGAGTAAATACACTTTGTTATTTGCCACCACTGTAGATACCTGTTAATAGAGTATGGGGTGATAGATCGAATTAGAGAGGCCACAGCTCCCACTTTAGCTGCCTCCGAGGCACCGTAAGCTCGGTACTTCACCGTCTCCCCGTAGCTGACAAACGGCTGGTTGAAGACCACGATCTTGCCGACGGCCTCGCTGGCTCTACGCTTCAACTCCTCGAAAGACGCAACCACTAACACCTCTGCCTCGATACCTGCAGAGATAACAGGGAGACAGGGGGGAAGAGTGAGAGGGGCGTGGATGGCAGATGATTAAAGTGATTGGATACAGTGATTTACCTTCAGGTGGTGTTCCCACACTGCTGCCCAGGCCCAGTATAGCCAGTCTTTTGGCCCTTGGCACAGTCATCTCTGcactctcctcccctctcacccAGTGTGGGATTTTAACAGGCTCTGGAGAGGAAACCACACCAGAGGACACAAAATAAACTCCCCACTTACATTCAGCAGAGGACAAACGAGGCCCAGTGTCTAGAGATTATTCAAGACGAGCAAACTGCACCCGCACTCACCCAGGTGGACATCCAACCCATCCTGCGTCATAGCATTGGACATGTATTTGATAGCCATCTCTAGATTGTGTGAGCCGCTGACACGGTTCCCTATAGTGTCAGTGAAGTCGGCCAGGCGTCTGTAAGAGCGGTTCCGGGCAGCACCGTACACAGCCAGGTCAATGATCTGTTTTGCCACAGCAGCATAGCCTGCTACCTCCGCTGCTACATGTgaagctgcacagaaacacacacacaaagaaaggcaggtCACATCCCCAAGTCTGAAAAAGAAGCTTTGTATAAATTAGTGGTGGTAGAATTTGTACCGTATTCACAATGATTCAATGATAAAAGGCGGGGATAggaatatatttgtattttccagTATCAACATAATCTTTAAATGAAAGGACAGTGGTTTGGCATCTATATTTGACCACTCGATTTCTGTACCACTGCTTTTTATAacattcaaagaaaacacaaccgATTTATTGATAAgtcgatatgagcctttcacagacattttgatatctgtctttatgtttatatataacatgatggttacacaactgttcctggtctctctctcctctagcCTGAAAAGGATTCACCACCGCATATTGATATTGGCATCGGGCACAAAAATCAACATCAGTCGGGCTCCAGAAAACACTGACTACAAACTGATGTCTACTCTGGTTTTCATGCACAGGCTTTTTTAGAAATATCTAAACTGCTGATGTTAGGGAAGCTTCAATACCGTTTCTTTCAGTATCATTGGATGCAGCACTTGAACCCTTGTGCAGAGCAAAGTGAGGGTGACAGTCACACAGAGAGGACAGCacggagaagaggaggaagtggaggaagaaCTGTTTCCCCTTCcaagtcatcatcatcatcatctgtggaCTGAGACAGATCAGTGAGTAACATTTGCAGttttaacacaaacagtaaCGATAAAACTTGATGATTAATTTATTCTAAACGtccataaaataacaaaacaaacacaaacctttgAGGCCAACGCCAGTGTCTTTGTTAAAAATCACTTTACAAGACTTAAGAGTGAAATAAGCTACACAACCTAAAAAACAGGACTTTAAACTCTTCGGCCCACGTGACGTCAGTGTGCACAACGAAAGTAAACTTCCCCTCGGTcggttttcacaataaaagcatagTCTTTTTAAGAATAGAAAATATCACCATAAAGTAACTCAATATATAAACAAAAGCAACATCttaattttgtaaattaatCTATTTTAAAATTCTGAATTTAAATTATAGATAATGTTCAATTAGTTGAGGCAGTTTTTGTCTGCgcctttttattttgaattgtttCCCCCTGTTTAAATGTCCAACAGAGGAATACCAGCTGAGggctacataacataacatattatatataacacatatatattatacataacataatgtattaaaattacactATTGCATTTACATTGTGTGGCAAAAGATACTTGCCATacttttaatataataatacttaTCACATACTtttcataacacacacacacacacacacacacacacacacacacacacacacacttagatcTACAATTAAAACGAGAACTTTAGCAATATTAATCATGTAACTATTTGGTTTCCATACCCAACATGCTGTTCGGGTCTTGtttcataaatacatttaagtaAAATGGATgtagacaaaacaaaatatgaagTTCCAAATGGTTTGTACTTGTTCTACAGCTGAAATTCCAATGGGAATGTCACACTCCCTATAGCATAGTTAGCTTTCGGAGTAGATGTTATCCTGATAATGCTCTATGCACTTTTTCAATATTACTCTTTAACTCTATTACTGTTTTTGTACA encodes the following:
- the LOC117776333 gene encoding carboxypeptidase Q-like; its protein translation is MMMMMTWKGKQFFLHFLLFSVLSSLCDCHPHFALHKGSSAASNDTERNASHVAAEVAGYAAVAKQIIDLAVYGAARNRSYRRLADFTDTIGNRVSGSHNLEMAIKYMSNAMTQDGLDVHLEPVKIPHWVRGEESAEMTVPRAKRLAILGLGSSVGTPPEGIEAEVLVVASFEELKRRASEAVGKIVVFNQPFVSYGETVKYRAYGASEAAKVGAVASLIRSITPYSINSPHTGWQDYQDGVKHIPAACITLEDAELMWRFAQRGQKIVVRLKMGAKTLPDADSFNTVAEIKGWQHPEQVVLLSGHLDSWDVGQGAMDDGGGVMISWEALSLIKDLGLRPRRTLRTVLWTGEEQGGVGSLQYFNLHKVNLSNFDLVMESDLGTFTPLALQFTGSDAARAVMEEVVKLLAPINTTKLEANGEGTDISQWIQAGVPGASLHVEDSRYFWFHHSEGDTMTVQDPKDMSLCSALWAVVAYVVADLQDMLQK